One window of Siniperca chuatsi isolate FFG_IHB_CAS linkage group LG15, ASM2008510v1, whole genome shotgun sequence genomic DNA carries:
- the tnika gene encoding TRAF2 and NCK interacting kinase a isoform X5, producing MASDSPARSLDEIDLSALRDPAGIFELVELVGNGTYGQVYKGRHVKTGQLAAIKVMDVTGDEEEEIKAEINMLKKYSHHRNIATYYGAFIKKNPPGNDDQLWLVMEFCGAGSVTDLIKNTKGNSLKEEWTAYICREILRGLTHLHQHKVIHRDIKGQNVLLTENAEVKLVDFGVSAQLDRTVGRRNTFIGTPYWMAPEVIACDENPDATYDFKSDLWSLGITAIEMAEGAPPLCDMHPMRALFLIPRNPAPRLKSKKWSKKFQSFIESCLVKSHGQRPSTEQLLKHPFIRDLPNERQIRIQLKDHIDRTKKKRGERDETEYEYSGSEEEDEERDMGEPSSIINIPGESTLRRDFLRLQVANKERSDAQRRQQLEQQQNEEHKRLLLAERQKRIEEQKEQRRRLEEQQQRERELRKQHEREQRRRYEEMEQLRREEERRHAEREQEYIRRQLEEEQRQLEILQQQLLQEQALLLEYKRKQVEEQRQAERLQRQLQQERAYLVSLQQQQQQQQQQQQQQEGRQAEKKLYHYKDIINPNDKPAWAKEVSKQQHVKGNPPRSHLRHHQSFNQPASSSGSHGRHRAQAPRRTPSHAAQLLSTHLPRIHISLDPEEPLDPGLKQEISQQVREFRAQKRKGQRGRSPGPIKEHNQTAGQGPSKGPNKSHKEHSSQGPVSQSNPVPNPYLLEPSNQKEKPRDRPLSAPSQAAIQGLMSLDPHLKALQPHPQSPGYVQKPQSGSNSNSVSNPALKLVEERSKLNRQSSPALQHKVSNRISDPSLPPRSESFSSGGMQPARTPPIHRSIEPQIAHLVPVKIHSSSMSGSQSLQDQTGSALSEGISVGSPRPEMPRQNSDPTSDTPGPPLRVTGREERERERDRDRDRTAWLREEDIPPKVPQRTTSISPALVRKNSPNGGVGLGPRTGSQLIRASNPDLRRSELSLDAMLQRTSSNSSSSSSPSSQGGSAERRGQTKQEGSPPGANQEAKPKQEEGRESARPSRPASYKKAIDEEELDLSALAKELRELRVEEGSRPPVKVTDYSSSSEDSDSSDEDGETVGHDGTVAVSDIPRIMPAVQSSTESYGGLTEDSLGDAYNSSKDGTLVMREAEEQRRGGHTESNGFGNHSNHGNLPDLVQQSNSPSATPTTALQELGDMAEFGVGGSKASFTPFVDPRVYQTSPSEDDDENSAAAMFANELLRQEQARLNEARKISVVNVNPTNIRPHSDTPEIRKYKKRFNSEILCAALWGVNLLVGTENGLMLLDRSGQGKVYNLITRRRFLQMDVLEGLNVLVTISGKKNKLRVYYLSWLRNRILHNDPEVEKKQGWITVGELEGCVHYKVVKYERIKFLVIALKNSVEIYAWAPKPYHKFMAFKSFTELQHRPQLVDLTVEEGQRLKVIYGSSVGFHVIDVDSGNPYDIYIPSHCAKQMKIQSQVTPHAIVVLPKTDGMEMLLCYEDEGVYVNTYGRITKDVVLQWGEMPTSVAYIHSNQIMGWGEKAIEIRSVETGHLDGVFMHKRAQRLKFLCERNDKVFFASVRSGGSSQVFFMTLNRNSMMNW from the exons gatgaggaagaggagattaAAGCCGAAATTAACATGCTGAAGAAGTACAGTCACCACCGGAACATCGCCACCTACTATGGAGCTTTCATCAAGAAAAACCCTCCTGGCAACGATGACCAGCTATGG CTGGTCATGGAGTTCTGTGGAGCTGGCTCAGTGACAGACCTGATCAAGAACACCAAGGGCAACTCTCTGAAAGAGGAGTGGACTGCTTACATCTGCCGAGAGATTCTCAGG GGTCTGACTCATCTCCATCAGCACAAGGTCATCCACAGGGACATCAAGGGACAGAATGTCCTGCTGACTGAGAACGCAGAGGTCAAACTAG TGGACTTTGGTGTTTCAGCCCAGTTGGACAGAACAGTAGGAAGGAGGAACACGTTTATCGGGACGCCATATTGGATGGCACCAGAGGTTATCGCTTGTGACGAGAACCCTGACGCCACGTACGACTTCAAG AGTGATTTATGGTCACTAGGAATCACAGCAATAGAGATGGCTGAAGGAGCACCAC CGCTGTGTGACATGCACCCAATGAGAGCCCTCTTCCTCATCCCACGCAACCCCGCCCCCAGACTCAAGTCAAAGAAGTG GTCAAAGAAGTTCCAGTCGTTCATAGAGAGCTGTCTGGTAAAGAGCCACGGCCAGAGACCCAGCACAGAGCAGCTCCTCAAACACCCGTTCATCAGAGACCTGCCCAATGAGAGGCAGATCCGCATCCAGCTGAAGGACCACATCGACCGCaccaagaagaagagaggagagaggg ATGAGACAGAGTATGAGTACAGTGGTagtgaagaggaggatgaagaaagAGACATGGGCGAACCAAG CTCCATCATCAACATCCCTGGAGAGTCGACCCTGAGGCGGGACTTCCTGCGCCTCCAGGTGGCCAATAAGGAGCGTTCGGATGcgcagcggcggcagcagctGGAGCAACAGCAGAATGAGGAGCACAAGCGCTTATTGTTGGCTGAGAGACAGAAACGTATCGAGGAGCAGAAGGAGCAGAGGAGGCGGCTGGAGGAG cagcagcagcgagaGCGTGAGCTGAGGAAACAGCATGAGAGGGAACAGAGGAGGCGCTACGAGGAAATGGAGCAGCTCCgtagagaagaggagaggaggcatgcagagagagaacag GAGTATATCCGTAGACAGCTGGAAGAGGAACAGAGGCAGTTAGAGATTCTCCAGCAGCAGCTACTACAGGAACAGGCATTACTGCTG gaGTACAAACGTAAGCAGGTAGAGGAACAGCGGCAGGCGGAGCGGCTACAGAGGCAGCTCCAGCAGGAGAGAGCCTACCTGGTGTCtctacaacagcagcagcaacaacaacagcagcagcagcagcagcaggagggacgGCAAGCAGAGAAGAAGCTTTACCACTACAAAGATATCATCAATCCTAATGACAAGCCTGCCTGGGCTAAAGAG GTCTCAAAGCAGCAACATGTTAAGGGCAATCCACCCCGCTCCCACCTACGACATCACCAGTCATTCAACCAACCGGCTTCATCCTCTGGCTCTCATGGGCGACACAGAGCTCAGGCCCCTAGGCGAACCCCGTCCCATGCTGCCCAGCTCCTCTCCACCCACCTCCCCCGTATCCATATTTCACTAGACCCCGAAGAACCCCTAGATCCAGGGCTGAAGCAGGAGATAAGCCAGCAGGTCAGAGAGTTTAGGGCTCAGAAACGCAAAGGTCAGAGGGGCCGCAGCCCAGGGCCCATTAAGGAACACAACCAGACTGCTGGCCAAGGGCCCAGTAAGGGACCTAATAAGAGTCATAAAGAGCATTCTAGTCAAGGGCCAGTCAGCCAGTCCAATCCAGTACCCAACCCTTATCTTCTGGAGCCCAGTAATCAGAAAGAGAAGCCTAGAGACAGGCCTCTCTCTGCCCCCAGTCAGGCAGCCATCCAGGGGCTAATGTCTCTGGACCCACATCTTAAGGCCCTTCAACCTCATCCTCAGTCCCCAGGATATGTCCAGAAACCCCAGTCTGGATCTAACTCTAACTCTGTTTCCAACCCTGCACTGAAACTG GTGGAGGAGCGATCTAAGCTGAACAGACAGAGCTCCCCAGCGCTGCAGCACAAAGTGTCCAACCGCATCTCcgacccctccctccctccccgtTCCGAGTCCTTCAGCAGCGGTGGCATGCAGCCTGCCCGCACCCCACCCATCCACCGCTCCATCGaaccacag ATTGCTCACCTGGTTCCAGTGAAGATACACTCTAGCTCCATGTCCGGCTCACAGTCTCTGCAGGACCAGACTGGCTCAGCTCTGAGTGAAGGCATCAGCGTGGGCTCCCCCAGGCCCGAGATGCCCCGCCAGAACTCAGACCCCACTTCTGACACCCCTGGACCCCCTCTGCGCGTCACAGGCAGGGAGGAACGGGAACGGGAAAGAGACAGGGATCGTGACAGAACCGCCTGGCTGAGAGAGGAGGACATCCCACCCAAG gtcCCCCAGAGGACCACTTCCATCTCCCCAGCCTTGGTCAGGAAGAACTCCCCTAATGGAGGAGTAGGTCTGGGCCCACGCACAGGTTCTCAGCTCATTCGGGCCAG TAACCCAGACCTGCGGCGCTCAGAGCTCTCTCTGGACGCCATGCTGCAAAGAACTTCCTCCaactcatcatcctcctcctccccttcatCTCAGGGAGGCTCAGCTGAGAGGAGAG GTCAGACCAAGCAGGAAGGATCCCCTCCAGGAGCCAATCAGGAGGCAAAGCCCAAACAGGAAGAGGGCCGTGAATCAGCTAGACCCAGCAGACCAGCA AGCTATAAGAAAGCCATAGATGAG GAGGAGCTG GACCTAAGTGCACTGGCTAAAGAGCTCAGAGAATTGAGGGTAGAGGAGGGCAGCAGACCTCCAGTCAAG GTGACAGATTACTCATCCTCTAGTGAAGATTCAGATAGCAGCGATGAGGACGGGGAGACGGTGGGGCATGATGGAACTGTTGCTGTTAGCGACATCCCCCGCATCAT gccAGCAGTGCAGAGCAGCACTGAGTCGTATGGAGGGCTGACAGAGGACTCTCTGGGAGATGCCTATAATAGCTCCAAGGACGGCACTCTAGTGATGAGAGAG gcagaggagcagaggagaggtggTCACACTGAGAGTAATGGGTTTGGAAATCACAGTAACCATGGTAACCTCCCTGACCTGGTGCAGCAGAGCAACTCTCCCTCAGCCacacccaccacagccctgcaGGAACTGGGCGACATGGCcgag TTTGGTGTGGGCGGGTCCAAAGCGTCCTTCACCCCATTTGTTGATCCACGTGTCTATCAAACCTCCCCAAGTGAAGACGACGATGAGAACTCAGCGGCAG CCATGTttgcaaatgagctgctgagGCAGGAGCAGGCCAGACTAAACGAAGCCAGAAAGATCTCTGTGGTCAACGTCAACCCTACCAACATCAGAccccacagtgacacaccaGAGATCCGCAAATACAAGAAACGCTTCAACTCTGAGATCCTTTGTGCTGCGCTCTGGG gtgtgaACCTGCTCGTGGGGACAGAGAATGGTCTTATGCTGCTCGACCGAAGTGGACAAGGAAAAGTCTATAACCTGATTACCAGACGGCGCTTCCTACAGATGGATGTGCTGGAGGGGCTCAATGTGCTAGTCACCATATCTG GGAAAAAGAATAAGTTGCGTGTCTACTACTTGTCTTGGCTGAGGAACAGAATATTACACAATGACCCGGAAGTAGAGAAGAAGCAGGGTTGGATTACAGTTGGGGAGCTGGAGGGCTGTGTGCATTACAAAGTTG TTAAATACGAGAGGATTAAGTTCCTGGTGATTGCGCTGAAGAACTCTGTGGAAATCTATGCCTGGGCTCCCAAACCCTACCACAAGTTCATGGCCTTTAAG tcATTCACTGAGTTGCAGCACCGCCCCCAGCTGGTTGACCTGACGGTGGAGGAAGGTCAGAGGTTAAAGGTCATCTATGGCTCCAGCGTGGGCTTCCATGTCATCGACGTAGACTCTGGCAACCCTTACGACATCTACATCCCCTCACAT TGTGCCAAACAGATGAAG ATCCAGAGCCAGGTGACGCCCCATGCCATCGTAGTCCTCCCTAAGACTGATGGAATGGAGATGCTCTTGTGTTACGAGGACGAGGGCGTCTACGTCAACACCTACGGTCGAATCACCAAGGACGTGGTGCTACAGTGGGGAGAGATGCCTACCTCTGTTG cCTACATCCATTCTAATCAGATTATGGGCTGGGGTGAGAAAGCCATAGAGATCCGCTCTGTGGAGACAGGTCATCTGGATGGAGTCTTTATGCACAAGAGAGCCCAGCGACTCAAATTCCTTTGTGAGCGTAACGACAAG gtATTCTTCGCATCGGTGCGTTCGGGAGGTAGCAGCCAAGTTTTTTTCATGACCCTCAACAGAAACTCTATGATGAACTGGTGA
- the tnika gene encoding TRAF2 and NCK interacting kinase a isoform X10: MASDSPARSLDEIDLSALRDPAGIFELVELVGNGTYGQVYKGRHVKTGQLAAIKVMDVTGDEEEEIKAEINMLKKYSHHRNIATYYGAFIKKNPPGNDDQLWLVMEFCGAGSVTDLIKNTKGNSLKEEWTAYICREILRGLTHLHQHKVIHRDIKGQNVLLTENAEVKLVDFGVSAQLDRTVGRRNTFIGTPYWMAPEVIACDENPDATYDFKSDLWSLGITAIEMAEGAPPLCDMHPMRALFLIPRNPAPRLKSKKWSKKFQSFIESCLVKSHGQRPSTEQLLKHPFIRDLPNERQIRIQLKDHIDRTKKKRGERDETEYEYSGSEEEDEERDMGEPSSIINIPGESTLRRDFLRLQVANKERSDAQRRQQLEQQQNEEHKRLLLAERQKRIEEQKEQRRRLEEQQQRERELRKQHEREQRRRYEEMEQLRREEERRHAEREQEYIRRQLEEEQRQLEILQQQLLQEQALLLEYKRKQVEEQRQAERLQRQLQQERAYLVSLQQQQQQQQQQQQQQEGRQAEKKLYHYKDIINPNDKPAWAKEVEERSKLNRQSSPALQHKVSNRISDPSLPPRSESFSSGGMQPARTPPIHRSIEPQIAHLVPVKIHSSSMSGSQSLQDQTGSALSEGISVGSPRPEMPRQNSDPTSDTPGPPLRVTGREERERERDRDRDRTAWLREEDIPPKVPQRTTSISPALVRKNSPNGGVGLGPRTGSQLIRASNPDLRRSELSLDAMLQRTSSNSSSSSSPSSQGGSAERRGQTKQEGSPPGANQEAKPKQEEGRESARPSRPASYKKAIDEDLSALAKELRELRVEEGSRPPVKVTDYSSSSEDSDSSDEDGETVGHDGTVAVSDIPRIMPAVQSSTESYGGLTEDSLGDAYNSSKDGTLVMREAEEQRRGGHTESNGFGNHSNHGNLPDLVQQSNSPSATPTTALQELGDMAEFGVGGSKASFTPFVDPRVYQTSPSEDDDENSAAAMFANELLRQEQARLNEARKISVVNVNPTNIRPHSDTPEIRKYKKRFNSEILCAALWGVNLLVGTENGLMLLDRSGQGKVYNLITRRRFLQMDVLEGLNVLVTISGKKNKLRVYYLSWLRNRILHNDPEVEKKQGWITVGELEGCVHYKVVKYERIKFLVIALKNSVEIYAWAPKPYHKFMAFKSFTELQHRPQLVDLTVEEGQRLKVIYGSSVGFHVIDVDSGNPYDIYIPSHCAKQMKIQSQVTPHAIVVLPKTDGMEMLLCYEDEGVYVNTYGRITKDVVLQWGEMPTSVAYIHSNQIMGWGEKAIEIRSVETGHLDGVFMHKRAQRLKFLCERNDKVFFASVRSGGSSQVFFMTLNRNSMMNW, encoded by the exons gatgaggaagaggagattaAAGCCGAAATTAACATGCTGAAGAAGTACAGTCACCACCGGAACATCGCCACCTACTATGGAGCTTTCATCAAGAAAAACCCTCCTGGCAACGATGACCAGCTATGG CTGGTCATGGAGTTCTGTGGAGCTGGCTCAGTGACAGACCTGATCAAGAACACCAAGGGCAACTCTCTGAAAGAGGAGTGGACTGCTTACATCTGCCGAGAGATTCTCAGG GGTCTGACTCATCTCCATCAGCACAAGGTCATCCACAGGGACATCAAGGGACAGAATGTCCTGCTGACTGAGAACGCAGAGGTCAAACTAG TGGACTTTGGTGTTTCAGCCCAGTTGGACAGAACAGTAGGAAGGAGGAACACGTTTATCGGGACGCCATATTGGATGGCACCAGAGGTTATCGCTTGTGACGAGAACCCTGACGCCACGTACGACTTCAAG AGTGATTTATGGTCACTAGGAATCACAGCAATAGAGATGGCTGAAGGAGCACCAC CGCTGTGTGACATGCACCCAATGAGAGCCCTCTTCCTCATCCCACGCAACCCCGCCCCCAGACTCAAGTCAAAGAAGTG GTCAAAGAAGTTCCAGTCGTTCATAGAGAGCTGTCTGGTAAAGAGCCACGGCCAGAGACCCAGCACAGAGCAGCTCCTCAAACACCCGTTCATCAGAGACCTGCCCAATGAGAGGCAGATCCGCATCCAGCTGAAGGACCACATCGACCGCaccaagaagaagagaggagagaggg ATGAGACAGAGTATGAGTACAGTGGTagtgaagaggaggatgaagaaagAGACATGGGCGAACCAAG CTCCATCATCAACATCCCTGGAGAGTCGACCCTGAGGCGGGACTTCCTGCGCCTCCAGGTGGCCAATAAGGAGCGTTCGGATGcgcagcggcggcagcagctGGAGCAACAGCAGAATGAGGAGCACAAGCGCTTATTGTTGGCTGAGAGACAGAAACGTATCGAGGAGCAGAAGGAGCAGAGGAGGCGGCTGGAGGAG cagcagcagcgagaGCGTGAGCTGAGGAAACAGCATGAGAGGGAACAGAGGAGGCGCTACGAGGAAATGGAGCAGCTCCgtagagaagaggagaggaggcatgcagagagagaacag GAGTATATCCGTAGACAGCTGGAAGAGGAACAGAGGCAGTTAGAGATTCTCCAGCAGCAGCTACTACAGGAACAGGCATTACTGCTG gaGTACAAACGTAAGCAGGTAGAGGAACAGCGGCAGGCGGAGCGGCTACAGAGGCAGCTCCAGCAGGAGAGAGCCTACCTGGTGTCtctacaacagcagcagcaacaacaacagcagcagcagcagcagcaggagggacgGCAAGCAGAGAAGAAGCTTTACCACTACAAAGATATCATCAATCCTAATGACAAGCCTGCCTGGGCTAAAGAG GTGGAGGAGCGATCTAAGCTGAACAGACAGAGCTCCCCAGCGCTGCAGCACAAAGTGTCCAACCGCATCTCcgacccctccctccctccccgtTCCGAGTCCTTCAGCAGCGGTGGCATGCAGCCTGCCCGCACCCCACCCATCCACCGCTCCATCGaaccacag ATTGCTCACCTGGTTCCAGTGAAGATACACTCTAGCTCCATGTCCGGCTCACAGTCTCTGCAGGACCAGACTGGCTCAGCTCTGAGTGAAGGCATCAGCGTGGGCTCCCCCAGGCCCGAGATGCCCCGCCAGAACTCAGACCCCACTTCTGACACCCCTGGACCCCCTCTGCGCGTCACAGGCAGGGAGGAACGGGAACGGGAAAGAGACAGGGATCGTGACAGAACCGCCTGGCTGAGAGAGGAGGACATCCCACCCAAG gtcCCCCAGAGGACCACTTCCATCTCCCCAGCCTTGGTCAGGAAGAACTCCCCTAATGGAGGAGTAGGTCTGGGCCCACGCACAGGTTCTCAGCTCATTCGGGCCAG TAACCCAGACCTGCGGCGCTCAGAGCTCTCTCTGGACGCCATGCTGCAAAGAACTTCCTCCaactcatcatcctcctcctccccttcatCTCAGGGAGGCTCAGCTGAGAGGAGAG GTCAGACCAAGCAGGAAGGATCCCCTCCAGGAGCCAATCAGGAGGCAAAGCCCAAACAGGAAGAGGGCCGTGAATCAGCTAGACCCAGCAGACCAGCA AGCTATAAGAAAGCCATAGATGAG GACCTAAGTGCACTGGCTAAAGAGCTCAGAGAATTGAGGGTAGAGGAGGGCAGCAGACCTCCAGTCAAG GTGACAGATTACTCATCCTCTAGTGAAGATTCAGATAGCAGCGATGAGGACGGGGAGACGGTGGGGCATGATGGAACTGTTGCTGTTAGCGACATCCCCCGCATCAT gccAGCAGTGCAGAGCAGCACTGAGTCGTATGGAGGGCTGACAGAGGACTCTCTGGGAGATGCCTATAATAGCTCCAAGGACGGCACTCTAGTGATGAGAGAG gcagaggagcagaggagaggtggTCACACTGAGAGTAATGGGTTTGGAAATCACAGTAACCATGGTAACCTCCCTGACCTGGTGCAGCAGAGCAACTCTCCCTCAGCCacacccaccacagccctgcaGGAACTGGGCGACATGGCcgag TTTGGTGTGGGCGGGTCCAAAGCGTCCTTCACCCCATTTGTTGATCCACGTGTCTATCAAACCTCCCCAAGTGAAGACGACGATGAGAACTCAGCGGCAG CCATGTttgcaaatgagctgctgagGCAGGAGCAGGCCAGACTAAACGAAGCCAGAAAGATCTCTGTGGTCAACGTCAACCCTACCAACATCAGAccccacagtgacacaccaGAGATCCGCAAATACAAGAAACGCTTCAACTCTGAGATCCTTTGTGCTGCGCTCTGGG gtgtgaACCTGCTCGTGGGGACAGAGAATGGTCTTATGCTGCTCGACCGAAGTGGACAAGGAAAAGTCTATAACCTGATTACCAGACGGCGCTTCCTACAGATGGATGTGCTGGAGGGGCTCAATGTGCTAGTCACCATATCTG GGAAAAAGAATAAGTTGCGTGTCTACTACTTGTCTTGGCTGAGGAACAGAATATTACACAATGACCCGGAAGTAGAGAAGAAGCAGGGTTGGATTACAGTTGGGGAGCTGGAGGGCTGTGTGCATTACAAAGTTG TTAAATACGAGAGGATTAAGTTCCTGGTGATTGCGCTGAAGAACTCTGTGGAAATCTATGCCTGGGCTCCCAAACCCTACCACAAGTTCATGGCCTTTAAG tcATTCACTGAGTTGCAGCACCGCCCCCAGCTGGTTGACCTGACGGTGGAGGAAGGTCAGAGGTTAAAGGTCATCTATGGCTCCAGCGTGGGCTTCCATGTCATCGACGTAGACTCTGGCAACCCTTACGACATCTACATCCCCTCACAT TGTGCCAAACAGATGAAG ATCCAGAGCCAGGTGACGCCCCATGCCATCGTAGTCCTCCCTAAGACTGATGGAATGGAGATGCTCTTGTGTTACGAGGACGAGGGCGTCTACGTCAACACCTACGGTCGAATCACCAAGGACGTGGTGCTACAGTGGGGAGAGATGCCTACCTCTGTTG cCTACATCCATTCTAATCAGATTATGGGCTGGGGTGAGAAAGCCATAGAGATCCGCTCTGTGGAGACAGGTCATCTGGATGGAGTCTTTATGCACAAGAGAGCCCAGCGACTCAAATTCCTTTGTGAGCGTAACGACAAG gtATTCTTCGCATCGGTGCGTTCGGGAGGTAGCAGCCAAGTTTTTTTCATGACCCTCAACAGAAACTCTATGATGAACTGGTGA